The Flaviramulus sp. BrNp1-15 genome has a window encoding:
- a CDS encoding translocation/assembly module TamB domain-containing protein, whose translation MLFIILVLVLSIPFVQTGLGNYATNKLNEEFGTNININRVSLQFNGDVELKEIYIEDYKKDTLISIKELNTSILSFRNLYNGNLVFGDIDIEELLFNIKTYEGETETNLDVFVNKFEDDNPRKEKSSFLLSSSDVSIYNSIFKLSDDNKETSKVLHFEDLNINATNFLINGSDVSARINTLAFKDSRGVEVKNMMTDFIYTLTDMTFANLQIKTPKSVLNGDLKFLYKREDLQYFTDKVQVNASFENSNVFLNELNAFYNEFGVNESTQFNVDLSGTLNDLQASNLRLNTSRNTKVYGNINFKNLFNKEANNFYMNGNFSNLSSTYKDLTALLPNVLGEAIPTSFDRLGKFTIVGNSQVTSSKVIADIKINTELGLVDSNLEINKINDIDNADYKGEVVFDEFDFGTFLNDPKVGNASLNFDVNGKGFTAENINTQVKGDVFEIVYNDYNYKGTKVAGTIKNRIFDGNLLVNDSNLQLNFTGLVDFSEEIKKYDFEAVVDHANLNTLNFVKKDSISIFSSKVKMNMNSSSLDDAYGKIAFQNTVYKNENDTYYFDEFDISSRFEDDIRFVEFSSPDIVEGNLKGRFLIKDLKKLFENSIGHIYTNYIPHEVKIDQSIDFNFKIYNKIVEVIYPELELGKNTFIRGRVESDETKFKLTFKSPKIKLLDNFANNIELQVDNSNPLFNTYVEIDSLNTKYYNVSQFNLINVTVNDTLFMRSEFHGGRRNNDSYNLSFYHTINEENESVVGFKKSDVTIKNNTWNINENDDRFHKISFNKELTKFDIDKFKINHNNEEIRLSGFLRDSTQKDIKLNFKDVDLAKITPDIDSLSLAGNVNGKLDILQKNGSYLPNSTIVIDDLKVNDYLLGSFDANITGNESLTNYKVNATIKDDISKSFSAKGDIFVAGKQSTIDVLLDFNKFNLFPLNPLLDGVLSNIRGDVTGGLKVVGDLKRPDINGNLALDNAGLGIPYLNVDYAFNNNASVTLKNQSFIFNNIKLTDTKYNSKGQLNGALSHVNFSKWGLDLDISTPRLLILDTEEKEESLYYGTGFIGGRASLRGPTEQLVISVVGETKEGTVFKVPLSDAESFGDNSYIHFITKEEKEAREKGEEIVFNEIKGLELEFELDVTEDAEVEIIIDKDTGHSLKGSGVGGLLVEINTNGKFNMWGDFAVFEGVYNFAYGGIIQKEFTVQPGGTIAWEGDPLTAEINMLAIYRTQANPSPLLDNPINRSIPVELNIALTGDLEQPKPEFTFEFPNVSSTIKSELQYRLESDEDKQNQALYLISTGSFSRGLNEVNFSGTIAERLNGIINGIFTNGDSKVNIGLNYEAGQNRPDYQTDDRFGVTLQTQISDRVLINGKVGVPVGGATETVIAGDVEIAFLLNEEGTLTAKVFNRENSIQNFGEQIGYTQGVGLSYNVDFDTFKELLQKLFKKSEIEEQEITEETTEEENTSALPDYISIKPSSKK comes from the coding sequence ATGTTATTCATCATTTTGGTGTTAGTGCTATCTATTCCTTTTGTTCAAACAGGATTAGGTAATTACGCAACTAATAAATTAAATGAAGAATTTGGTACAAATATTAATATTAATCGCGTTAGTCTGCAATTTAATGGCGATGTAGAGTTAAAAGAAATTTATATTGAAGATTACAAGAAAGATACACTTATTAGCATTAAAGAACTTAATACTTCAATTTTAAGTTTTAGGAATTTATATAATGGAAATCTGGTTTTTGGTGATATTGATATTGAAGAATTACTTTTTAATATTAAAACCTACGAAGGAGAAACCGAAACAAATTTGGACGTTTTTGTAAATAAATTTGAAGACGACAACCCAAGAAAAGAAAAAAGCAGTTTCTTATTATCGTCTAGCGATGTATCAATCTACAACAGCATTTTTAAGTTATCTGATGACAATAAAGAAACGTCAAAAGTACTTCACTTTGAAGATTTGAATATTAACGCTACTAATTTTTTAATAAATGGAAGCGATGTTAGTGCCAGAATAAATACGTTGGCATTTAAAGACAGCAGAGGCGTAGAAGTGAAAAATATGATGACCGATTTTATCTATACCTTAACGGATATGACTTTTGCCAACCTTCAAATAAAAACCCCAAAATCGGTTTTAAATGGCGATTTAAAATTTTTATACAAAAGAGAAGATTTACAATATTTTACAGATAAGGTACAGGTAAATGCTAGTTTTGAAAACTCTAATGTGTTTCTAAACGAACTTAATGCTTTTTATAATGAGTTTGGAGTTAATGAATCTACACAATTCAATGTAGATTTATCAGGTACTCTAAACGATTTGCAAGCCAGTAATTTAAGACTAAATACCAGTAGAAATACCAAAGTTTACGGCAATATTAATTTTAAAAACCTATTTAATAAAGAAGCCAATAATTTTTATATGAATGGTAACTTTAGCAATTTGTCGTCTACTTATAAAGATTTAACAGCATTGTTACCAAATGTTTTAGGCGAAGCTATACCAACATCTTTTGATAGGTTGGGTAAATTCACCATTGTTGGAAATTCTCAGGTAACTTCATCTAAAGTAATAGCAGATATTAAAATTAATACAGAATTAGGTTTAGTAGATTCTAATCTGGAAATAAATAAAATAAATGATATCGATAATGCCGATTATAAAGGAGAGGTGGTTTTTGATGAATTTGATTTTGGTACGTTTTTAAATGACCCTAAGGTTGGAAATGCGTCTTTAAATTTTGATGTAAATGGTAAGGGTTTCACAGCTGAAAATATTAATACACAAGTAAAGGGTGATGTTTTTGAAATAGTTTACAATGATTATAATTATAAAGGAACTAAAGTTGCTGGAACTATTAAAAACCGAATTTTTGATGGAAACCTTCTTGTAAATGACAGTAATCTTCAACTAAATTTTACTGGATTAGTAGATTTTTCTGAAGAAATAAAAAAATACGATTTTGAAGCTGTTGTAGACCATGCTAACTTAAACACCTTAAACTTTGTAAAAAAGGATAGTATTTCTATTTTTTCTAGTAAAGTTAAAATGAATATGAATAGCAGTAGTCTTGATGATGCTTATGGTAAAATAGCGTTTCAAAACACGGTATATAAAAATGAAAACGATACGTATTATTTTGATGAGTTTGATATATCCTCTAGGTTTGAGGACGATATTCGCTTTGTAGAATTTAGCTCGCCCGATATTGTTGAAGGTAATTTAAAAGGTCGATTTTTAATTAAAGATCTAAAAAAACTGTTCGAAAATTCTATTGGTCATATTTACACCAATTATATTCCGCATGAAGTAAAAATAGACCAGAGTATAGATTTTAACTTTAAAATTTATAACAAAATAGTAGAAGTTATTTACCCAGAATTAGAGCTTGGAAAAAACACATTTATCCGTGGACGGGTTGAAAGCGATGAAACAAAATTTAAACTAACTTTTAAATCGCCAAAAATTAAGTTATTAGATAATTTTGCCAACAATATTGAGTTGCAAGTAGATAATAGCAATCCATTATTTAATACTTATGTAGAAATTGATAGCTTAAACACAAAATATTACAATGTATCTCAATTTAACCTTATTAATGTAACGGTAAACGATACTTTGTTTATGCGTTCAGAATTTCATGGAGGAAGACGTAATAATGATAGTTATAACCTAAGTTTTTATCATACAATAAACGAAGAAAATGAATCTGTTGTAGGTTTTAAAAAATCTGATGTTACTATAAAAAACAATACATGGAATATTAATGAAAACGACGACAGATTTCATAAAATATCATTCAATAAAGAATTAACAAAGTTTGATATTGATAAGTTTAAAATCAATCATAATAATGAAGAAATAAGGCTCTCTGGGTTTTTAAGAGATTCTACTCAAAAGGACATCAAGCTTAATTTTAAAGATGTAGATTTAGCCAAAATAACACCAGATATTGATAGTTTATCCTTAGCAGGAAATGTAAATGGTAAATTAGATATTCTTCAAAAAAATGGAAGTTATCTTCCAAATTCAACTATTGTTATAGACGATTTAAAAGTTAACGACTATTTATTAGGTTCTTTTGATGCGAATATTACGGGTAACGAATCGCTTACAAATTATAAAGTAAATGCTACCATAAAAGATGACATATCAAAATCGTTTAGTGCAAAAGGAGACATATTTGTTGCGGGTAAACAATCAACTATAGATGTTTTATTAGATTTTAATAAGTTTAATTTATTTCCTCTAAACCCATTGTTAGATGGTGTTTTAAGTAATATAAGAGGTGATGTAACTGGTGGCTTAAAAGTTGTTGGCGACTTAAAACGACCAGATATTAATGGCAACTTAGCACTAGACAATGCAGGTTTAGGAATCCCTTATTTAAATGTAGATTATGCTTTTAATAATAACGCTTCGGTAACATTAAAAAATCAAAGTTTTATTTTTAATAATATAAAATTAACCGATACTAAATACAATTCTAAAGGACAGTTAAATGGTGCTTTAAGTCATGTTAATTTCTCAAAATGGGGATTAGATTTAGATATTTCTACACCTCGATTATTAATTTTAGACACGGAAGAAAAAGAAGAATCTTTGTATTATGGCACAGGATTTATAGGAGGAAGAGCAAGCCTAAGAGGACCAACTGAGCAATTGGTTATTAGTGTTGTAGGTGAAACTAAAGAAGGTACAGTATTTAAAGTTCCTTTAAGTGATGCCGAATCTTTTGGAGATAACTCGTACATCCATTTTATTACTAAAGAAGAAAAAGAAGCTAGAGAAAAAGGTGAAGAGATTGTTTTTAACGAAATAAAAGGACTAGAACTAGAGTTTGAATTAGATGTTACCGAAGACGCAGAAGTTGAAATTATTATAGACAAGGACACTGGACATTCTTTAAAAGGTAGTGGAGTAGGTGGTTTATTAGTAGAAATAAATACTAATGGAAAATTTAACATGTGGGGGGATTTTGCGGTTTTTGAAGGTGTTTATAATTTTGCTTATGGAGGAATCATTCAAAAAGAATTTACAGTACAACCAGGTGGTACCATTGCTTGGGAAGGAGATCCACTAACTGCAGAAATAAATATGTTAGCCATTTATAGAACGCAAGCTAACCCATCACCATTACTTGATAATCCTATAAATAGAAGTATTCCTGTGGAATTAAATATAGCTTTAACAGGTGATTTAGAACAACCTAAACCAGAGTTTACTTTTGAATTTCCAAATGTAAGTTCTACTATAAAATCAGAGCTTCAATATAGGTTAGAATCAGACGAGGATAAGCAGAACCAAGCATTATATTTAATATCTACAGGTTCATTTTCAAGAGGATTAAATGAAGTTAATTTTTCTGGTACAATTGCAGAACGTTTAAATGGTATTATAAACGGCATTTTTACAAATGGAGATAGCAAAGTTAATATTGGTTTAAATTATGAAGCGGGTCAAAACAGACCGGACTACCAAACAGATGATAGATTTGGTGTTACGCTTCAAACTCAAATTAGCGACCGTGTACTTATTAATGGTAAAGTAGGAGTTCCGGTAGGTGGTGCAACAGAAACTGTTATTGCTGGTGATGTAGAAATAGCTTTTCTATTAAATGAAGAAGGAACACTTACGGCAAAAGTATTCAATAGAGAGAACAGTATTCAGAATTTTGGTGAACAAATTGGGTATACTCAAGGTGTAGGACTTTCTTATAATGTAGATTTTGATACTTTTAAAGAGTTGCTTCAAAAGCTTTTTAAAAAGTCTGAGATTGAAGAACAAGAAATTACAGAAGAAACTACAGAAGAAGAAAATACAAGTGCTTTACCAGATTATATCTCAATTAAACCATCTTCTAAGAAATAA
- the tsaD gene encoding tRNA (adenosine(37)-N6)-threonylcarbamoyltransferase complex transferase subunit TsaD yields the protein MSSQNIYILGIESSCDDTAASVIHNGRILSNVVASQKIHEEFGGVVPELASRAHQQNIVPVVHQALKKAGVSKEELHAIAFTRGPGLMGSLLVGTSFAKSLAYGLNIPLIDVNHMQGHILAHFIDEDGFNKPPFPFLAMTISGGHTQIVRVDNYFDMTVIGETIDDAVGEAFDKSGKILGLGYPAGPEIDKRAKLGNPKAFKFTKPKVDGLNFSFSGLKTAVLYFIQREVKAKPNFIEENLNDICASIQYTIIGILVDKLKLASKQTGIKHIAIGGGVSANSGIRQALKDGEQKFGWTTYVPKFEFTTDNAAMIAIVGYLKYLEGNFAEQDIVASARLKI from the coding sequence ATGTCTTCACAAAATATTTATATACTAGGAATTGAGTCTTCTTGCGACGATACAGCTGCTTCTGTAATACATAACGGACGCATTTTAAGCAATGTTGTAGCTAGCCAAAAAATACATGAAGAATTTGGTGGTGTTGTACCAGAATTAGCATCTAGAGCTCACCAACAAAATATAGTACCCGTTGTACATCAAGCTCTTAAAAAAGCTGGTGTAAGTAAAGAAGAACTTCATGCTATTGCATTTACTAGAGGTCCTGGTTTAATGGGAAGTCTTTTGGTTGGTACATCATTTGCAAAATCGTTGGCTTATGGTTTAAACATTCCGTTAATAGATGTTAACCACATGCAAGGTCATATTTTGGCTCATTTTATTGACGAAGATGGTTTTAACAAACCGCCTTTTCCTTTTCTCGCAATGACCATTTCTGGTGGACACACTCAAATTGTTAGAGTTGATAATTATTTTGACATGACCGTTATTGGTGAAACCATTGATGATGCTGTAGGTGAAGCTTTTGATAAAAGTGGTAAAATTTTAGGTTTAGGTTATCCTGCTGGACCAGAAATTGATAAACGTGCTAAATTAGGAAACCCTAAGGCGTTTAAATTTACCAAACCCAAAGTAGATGGCTTAAATTTTAGCTTTTCTGGTTTAAAAACTGCGGTTTTATATTTTATTCAACGTGAAGTAAAAGCTAAACCTAATTTTATTGAAGAAAACTTAAATGATATTTGTGCATCAATACAATACACCATAATTGGTATTTTGGTTGATAAATTAAAATTAGCATCAAAACAAACAGGTATAAAACATATTGCTATTGGTGGTGGTGTTTCTGCAAATTCTGGAATACGACAAGCTTTAAAAGATGGCGAACAAAAATTTGGCTGGACTACTTATGTGCCTAAATTTGAATTTACCACAGATAATGCTGCTATGATTGCTATTGTTGGTTATTTAAAATATCTGGAAGGTAATTTTGCAGAACAAGATATTGTGGCTTCGGCGAGATTGAAGATATAG
- a CDS encoding peptidylprolyl isomerase, with protein sequence MFKKLFILLFITITSLATTAQTSTQKELEIIETPEQVKSYLESKKSNKNKLIKFNEEKHKTILAKELFKLSVGGTKTNENEFEKTFYKVINKTSKTYYRIAYIYLDGNKYDKANIDALRDRIISKYKGGVPFDFLAKQYSMDRNANKGGDLGWFTKGEMHPDFENKILNGNYNLNDIYTIDVPSKKWYYIVLNTHEPKNISEIEVLKIVEARN encoded by the coding sequence ATGTTTAAAAAATTATTCATCCTTTTATTTATTACTATTACTTCTTTAGCAACAACAGCACAAACGTCTACTCAAAAAGAACTTGAAATTATAGAAACACCAGAACAAGTTAAAAGTTATTTAGAATCTAAAAAATCTAATAAAAATAAACTCATTAAGTTTAATGAAGAAAAGCATAAAACCATACTAGCTAAAGAACTTTTTAAACTTAGCGTTGGTGGTACTAAAACCAACGAAAACGAATTTGAAAAGACCTTTTATAAGGTTATTAATAAAACAAGTAAAACTTATTATAGAATAGCTTATATATATTTAGATGGAAATAAATATGATAAAGCTAATATAGATGCATTGAGAGATAGAATCATTTCAAAATATAAAGGTGGTGTGCCTTTTGACTTTTTAGCAAAACAATATTCTATGGATAGAAATGCTAATAAAGGTGGTGATTTAGGTTGGTTTACAAAAGGGGAAATGCATCCAGATTTTGAAAATAAAATTCTTAATGGAAATTATAATTTAAACGATATTTATACTATTGATGTTCCATCAAAAAAATGGTATTATATTGTGTTAAATACGCATGAACCTAAAAATATTTCAGAAATTGAAGTTTTAAAAATTGTTGAAGCTAGAAATTAA
- a CDS encoding 16S rRNA (uracil(1498)-N(3))-methyltransferase encodes MQLFYNPDITENTSEITFPKEESKHIVKVLRKNIGDTVHITNGQGWLFAAEISLPNINKCTAKIVSKSHQPKHQYNLHLAVAPTKMNDRYEWFLEKATEIGIDTITPIICDHSERKVIKIERFERILQSAMKQSLNCYLPKLNEAISFKDFINKDFSGDLFIAHCEETDRKSLKKQLKQNTNVTILIGPEGDFSVKEIEQALQNKFIPVTLGETRLRTETAAIVACHSVAFINE; translated from the coding sequence ATGCAACTTTTTTATAATCCAGATATAACCGAAAACACCAGCGAAATTACTTTCCCTAAAGAAGAAAGTAAGCATATAGTTAAGGTTTTACGTAAAAATATTGGAGACACCGTTCACATTACAAATGGTCAAGGTTGGTTATTTGCTGCCGAAATATCGTTACCAAATATTAATAAATGTACTGCAAAAATAGTTTCTAAAAGCCATCAACCTAAACATCAATACAATTTACATTTAGCGGTTGCTCCAACAAAAATGAACGATCGCTACGAATGGTTTTTAGAAAAAGCTACCGAAATTGGCATCGATACCATTACCCCAATTATTTGCGATCACAGTGAACGTAAAGTTATTAAAATTGAACGTTTTGAGCGCATTTTGCAATCGGCCATGAAACAGTCATTAAATTGTTATTTACCAAAATTAAATGAAGCTATTTCCTTTAAAGATTTCATTAATAAAGATTTTTCGGGAGATTTATTTATTGCGCATTGTGAAGAAACTGATAGAAAATCTTTAAAAAAACAATTAAAGCAAAACACAAATGTTACTATTTTAATTGGACCAGAAGGCGATTTTTCTGTTAAAGAAATTGAGCAAGCACTACAAAACAAATTTATTCCAGTAACTTTGGGAGAAACCAGATTACGAACAGAAACAGCAGCTATTGTAGCTTGTCACTCTGTTGCTTTTATAAATGAGTAA
- a CDS encoding DUF4159 domain-containing protein, producing MKKAVILLAFSFSLFTLTAQDLAVLKYKGGGDWYGNPTALPNLIAYCNENINTKMNPKPETVEVGSPDIFQYPMLHMTGHGNVFFSETDAENLRNYLISGGFLHIDDNYGMQPYITKELKKVFPDKDLIELPTNHKIFNSAFEFSNGLPKIHEHDGKRPQALGIFNEDRLVLLFTYESDLGDGWEDPEVHNDPADVREKALKMGANIVKYAFEN from the coding sequence ATGAAAAAAGCAGTCATACTTTTAGCTTTTAGCTTTTCACTTTTCACTTTAACAGCTCAAGATTTAGCAGTTTTAAAGTATAAAGGTGGTGGCGATTGGTATGGCAATCCAACAGCTTTACCTAATCTAATTGCTTACTGTAACGAAAATATAAACACTAAAATGAACCCCAAACCTGAAACGGTAGAAGTTGGTAGCCCAGATATTTTTCAATACCCAATGTTACACATGACTGGTCATGGCAATGTGTTTTTTAGTGAAACGGATGCCGAAAACCTACGTAATTACTTAATTTCTGGTGGTTTTTTGCATATTGACGACAATTACGGCATGCAACCCTATATAACAAAAGAGTTGAAAAAGGTATTTCCAGACAAGGATTTAATAGAGCTTCCTACAAACCATAAAATTTTTAACTCTGCTTTTGAATTTTCTAATGGATTACCAAAAATACATGAGCATGATGGTAAGCGTCCTCAAGCTTTAGGAATTTTTAATGAAGATAGATTGGTGCTACTGTTTACCTATGAAAGTGATTTAGGTGATGGTTGGGAAGACCCCGAAGTACACAACGATCCTGCTGATGTTAGAGAAAAAGCACTTAAAATGGGTGCCAATATTGTTAAATATGCTTTTGAGAATTAA
- a CDS encoding TrmH family RNA methyltransferase, which yields MQLTHYNTNFTKRTFPITLVCDNVTNAPNIGSLFRICDTFGIEKLILCGDVSLGRKMTKTSRATEKTVNFEIKESASTVVQDLKREGYQIISLEITSKSKPVHTHIFSKEKPIALIIGDENFGVSETILKNSDDIIHIEMFGQNSSMNVVQATNIALYEITKQMM from the coding sequence ATGCAACTCACCCACTATAACACCAACTTTACAAAACGTACTTTCCCAATAACTTTAGTTTGCGACAACGTTACTAACGCTCCTAATATTGGAAGTTTATTTAGAATTTGTGATACTTTTGGTATTGAAAAACTTATACTTTGTGGCGATGTTTCACTGGGAAGAAAAATGACAAAAACATCTAGAGCAACAGAAAAAACCGTGAATTTTGAAATTAAAGAATCAGCTTCTACTGTTGTTCAAGATTTAAAGCGTGAAGGTTATCAAATCATTTCGTTAGAAATTACCTCAAAAAGCAAGCCTGTTCATACTCATATTTTTTCAAAAGAAAAACCAATCGCATTAATTATTGGCGATGAAAATTTTGGAGTATCAGAAACAATTCTAAAAAACTCTGATGACATTATTCATATAGAAATGTTTGGACAAAATAGTAGTATGAATGTTGTACAAGCAACAAATATTGCGTTATACGAAATAACAAAGCAAATGATGTAA
- a CDS encoding AI-2E family transporter: MNSKTISNGILRAVGIILGVALVLYFLYKIQSVIVYIAVAAVISLIGRPIVLFLERKLKFKNTLAVIVAMVLLLSVFGGLVGLFIPLVVKQGQNLSLLNIEELQSNVENLYSEIITYFDLHQIDVEQSLKESNLLSKIDFALIPDFLNSIISGLGSFSIGLFSVLFISFFFLKDSRLFESGVLTFIPDDKESRWKTSSTKIKDLLSRYFVGLIFQILILFIIYTIGLLIIGVENAIVIAFLCALLNLIPYVGPLIGAFLMLTLTMTSNLGESFSDIILPKTFWVFVVFIIGQLIDNFGSQPIIFSKSVKSHPLEIFLVILIAGILFGVVGLIIAVPAYTAIKVILKAFLSENKIVKKLTKGL, encoded by the coding sequence TTGAATTCTAAAACTATATCAAACGGAATTTTAAGAGCTGTAGGCATAATTCTAGGTGTTGCTCTGGTACTTTACTTTTTATACAAAATACAATCCGTTATAGTATATATTGCTGTTGCAGCTGTTATTTCATTAATAGGAAGACCAATTGTATTATTTTTAGAACGCAAATTAAAATTTAAAAATACCTTAGCAGTAATAGTAGCCATGGTTCTTTTATTGAGTGTTTTTGGTGGTTTGGTAGGATTGTTTATTCCTTTAGTTGTAAAACAAGGTCAAAATTTATCACTCTTAAATATTGAAGAATTACAAAGCAACGTTGAAAATTTATACAGCGAAATAATAACTTATTTTGATTTACATCAAATAGATGTTGAGCAATCTTTAAAAGAATCAAACTTGTTATCTAAAATTGATTTTGCACTAATTCCAGATTTTTTAAACTCTATAATTAGTGGCTTAGGAAGCTTTAGTATTGGTTTATTTTCTGTGTTGTTTATATCTTTTTTCTTTTTAAAAGATAGTCGTTTATTTGAAAGCGGTGTGCTTACATTTATTCCAGACGATAAAGAATCTCGCTGGAAAACTTCATCAACTAAAATCAAAGACTTACTTTCTAGGTACTTTGTTGGTTTAATATTTCAAATACTTATTCTGTTTATAATTTACACTATTGGTTTACTAATTATTGGAGTTGAAAATGCTATTGTTATAGCTTTTTTATGTGCTCTACTAAACCTAATTCCCTATGTTGGACCATTAATTGGTGCTTTTTTAATGCTAACTTTAACCATGACAAGTAATTTAGGTGAAAGCTTTAGCGATATTATTTTACCAAAAACATTTTGGGTGTTTGTAGTGTTTATAATTGGGCAGCTTATAGATAATTTTGGTAGTCAGCCTATAATTTTTTCAAAAAGTGTAAAATCTCACCCTTTAGAAATTTTCTTAGTTATTTTAATTGCAGGTATTTTATTTGGTGTTGTAGGTTTAATTATAGCTGTACCTGCTTACACTGCTATAAAAGTGATTTTAAAAGCCTTTTTATCAGAAAACAAAATTGTAAAAAAACTCACTAAAGGCTTATAG
- a CDS encoding class I SAM-dependent methyltransferase, whose protein sequence is MNKAILNIEIQEFIHNNLNSDITSILLKGTNFTSVETSEIIEQIEAKKRCEKKLQTWFTTQNIFFPNKLNIEQTSSEITAQYKSSLIEGNSIIDLTGGFGVDCYYFSKHFKTVEHCEINETLSNIVSHNYEQFNVKNINTINTDGIEYLKTTKKQYNWIYIDPSRRHESKGKVFFLKDCLPNVPEHLELLFNHSKNIMIKTSPLLDISIGIGELKHVKTIHIVAVNNEVKELLWVIEHGFDKDIQIETVNLKKEHNDYFSFTLKDEKNSESKYSEPLTYLYEPNSAILKAGAFNEIAKQLHVFKLHKHSHLYTSKNLINFPGRSFLIEESFQYNKKELKKLGFKRANITTRNFPETVQQVRKKFGIKDGGDKYLFFTTNLNGDKILISTTKLN, encoded by the coding sequence TTGAATAAGGCTATTTTAAATATTGAAATTCAAGAGTTTATTCATAATAATTTAAATTCTGATATTACTTCCATTCTCTTAAAAGGAACAAATTTTACATCTGTTGAAACTAGCGAAATTATTGAGCAAATTGAAGCTAAAAAACGTTGTGAAAAAAAATTGCAAACATGGTTTACAACCCAAAATATATTTTTTCCTAACAAATTAAATATTGAACAAACATCTTCTGAAATTACAGCTCAATATAAATCTAGTTTAATTGAAGGAAATTCAATTATCGATTTAACCGGTGGTTTTGGTGTAGATTGTTATTATTTTTCAAAACACTTTAAAACAGTTGAGCATTGTGAGATAAATGAAACACTTTCAAATATTGTATCACATAATTACGAGCAATTTAATGTTAAAAATATAAACACCATAAACACCGATGGTATTGAATATTTAAAAACTACGAAAAAACAATATAATTGGATTTACATAGATCCTTCAAGAAGACATGAAAGCAAAGGTAAAGTCTTTTTTTTAAAAGACTGTTTACCCAACGTTCCAGAACATTTAGAGTTACTGTTTAATCACTCTAAAAACATCATGATTAAAACATCGCCACTACTAGATATATCGATTGGTATTGGTGAATTAAAACATGTTAAAACCATTCATATTGTTGCTGTAAACAATGAAGTAAAAGAGTTACTTTGGGTTATAGAACATGGATTTGATAAAGACATACAAATAGAAACTGTAAATCTAAAAAAAGAGCATAATGACTATTTTTCTTTTACTTTAAAAGACGAAAAAAACTCAGAATCAAAATACAGTGAACCACTTACCTATTTATATGAACCTAATTCGGCTATTTTAAAAGCTGGTGCATTTAATGAAATAGCGAAACAGTTACATGTATTTAAACTTCATAAACATTCTCATTTATATACAAGCAAAAATTTAATCAATTTCCCTGGTAGAAGCTTCTTAATTGAAGAAAGTTTTCAATACAACAAAAAAGAGTTAAAAAAACTCGGGTTTAAAAGAGCTAATATCACTACACGAAACTTTCCTGAAACAGTGCAACAGGTTCGTAAAAAATTCGGAATTAAGGATGGTGGAGATAAATACTTATTCTTCACAACTAATTTAAATGGTGATAAAATTTTAATAAGTACTACTAAGCTTAATTAA